The genomic window ATGAAATCTATAATTACAGTAttaactgtaaagaaaaatttGATCTGAACAATTATTCTACTTTTTGTAAAGAACTCTTCCAGTCTATGAGCAATTGTCTTTGTATCCTGCAGTATGCTGGGCAACAAACTATTAGTCTAATTTCCTCTTTGATtagactttcttttctttattcatgGACTTATCAGTTAGACTCTGCTCTGCTAGTGGTCCATCTGTGTGCCAACATATTACATGCTTATTACCCAGATTTCTTCCTTACGTAGTTGTAGTGTATGAAAGAGTGAAGTCTAGCAATCATGACATTTACTGGAAAATGTTGGAATGAGAAAACTGGATGAACTAGCagcaattatatatataattaaataatggGTCTTTTGAATGTAAATGCTAATAGGAAAGGAAATCTTTATGTCTATTTCTCATATAAGAAACACTGTTTTTATggtctgctttttatttgtctcctccttttcccattAAGAATGACGACCTAGTCCAGGATGATGTTCAAAATCTGAAATGGGGAGTAGTATCAGATACACTGAAAAGCAGAGCTACACAAACTCCAGTTGTACTGCTACATGCCAAAGAGTACggtatgaaaacaaaatgtaatttttgatTACATTTCTGTGCAGCAAAAGTGTAGGTGACTTCATTCATGTGGCATGCATGATTTAGAAGGTAAAAGACCTTCTAAAAACCTCCTAATCTGCAAACTATATCTTGAGAAGGTGAGGGAATGACTATTCACAGCAATGATGCTAGCATTTAGATATGAGCTTTCCCAAGAAATCCTGGAACTGCCAGAGGCTATAGAGCTGTGGATTTAGGGGACATTTCCCATGTCTAGATGGAAGTATAGTGTTTGGGAATGCCATGTAgatttcagatttgtttttttagaCCAAACATTACATGAAAACTCTGACTTTGGAAGGCTAATTCTTCTAACAGAAATTAATGGGAATTTTATGGCAAATTTCAGTTTATGCAAATACAGACCTGCAAAGAATATTTTAGCCCTTAGGTTTAACCTCTAAGTTTAACCTACAAGTTTTCCTCCACTCACTATAATgagatatatttttcctttttagatgCTTTCAGAACTGTGGGGAACAGCCtcccaaatatttctaaatttagagcttaatatttatgttttcttatgaaatatgttttcttgATTAATGTCATGCTTATCTCCACATCATAGTTGATATGCACTTTTTCTAGAACAGGTAGTCTTGGGTGTACTCTGactaaaatgctttctgttcaAAGTATCTGGTCAGaagttttggggtttgtttttcatctgtgaGTGGCATCACACTTACCCAGTGCTTTACTGTAACAGAAACGCCAGGATGTAGCTTTGATGGGCTAAAGCAGATAGAGAAGATACGGGAAGAAATTCTACCAGTTTTGGAACAAAATTCTGGACCCTTTGCAAACATTACTGAAGAACTTGGCTTATCTGAGATCAAACTGGTAAGAAGAAAAGTTCCTGCTATTCTTGTTATCTTTGTGAGCACAGTGAATCTGTGAATTTTGAGATAAAAAGAAGAGTTGGTGTATTTAAAGTTGGATATCAAAGTATCCTGAAATCATCTCTACTAAAGATGTTATTCAAGATGGGTAAAGGTGTGCACTAAGAAAATGATTTGTACCTTCTTATTTGTACcattattctattttaaatattgagaTTGTTTGAAAACTATGGCAATGCTTTTCTCATCTGTCTGTAAATAAGCGTGTAATGAATGAAGTGAAAAATGACTTACAATGATATGGAATGATATACCTTGtcttatatttttcagtttgaagcATTTCTGGTTTGCTATTACTAGGTCACCCTTGGGACAAAAAAGCCAGGAGGTCTAGAGGATAGTTTCACTTTGTTTAGACATACCCCAAGCTATCCTGCAGCAAGACTGCTTCCACCTTGTTCTGAGAAGTTAACTATTGATGAGACATGTAAGGAAACCAAAGATGAAGAATGGTTTTCTCTCATGAAGGAACAAGCTATTAATCTACCAGCAAAGATGTTCCCTGTTTCTGTGGTTGAAACTTTGATGAGGGACAAGCCCTACCTTATCTTGTTAAAACCTGAAAGCTACGACATAGCAGCTGTCACAATGGTGAAGAAAACGAGGAGCTTGGATTTCAGTGAGGCAAATACCACTTTTTGCTCTGATGGCCTTTATGTTGTTGCAGAACAAGgtttttctgaaaaagcttCTGTAGTTCTTCATGGAAATCCACCTTGCTTTGTGAATGACAATTTCACATTCTTTctagaaaaatgctgtttggaaaaacatcagcaaaacaaacaaattctacccaaaaataaatgtaaaaataaaagtctggaTAAAGGTGTTAATGATATAAAGTATCACCAAAGAATCTTTATAAGGAGagttaaagaagaagaaatacagactGAGAAAGCCCAAGCACAACAAGTTACCTGTGTTTTTGAGGAAAATTCTgaagttataaataaaactatGTTGATTTGGCCTGGGAAGCTTGTAATGGACACTAAAGACAAACCAGGTAGCCCAGAAGGTGTCCACAATATATCTGTAGATTTTAAAGACTTACAGAATCATTTCAATGGGAGTCTTGAActaaagaagaaacaagaaaccCTCTCAGTAACCTGCATCTCTGATGTGACCAGGACATGCAATAGAGGACACATAATGGAAAcggaagagaaaggagagaaacctCAGAAAACAACTCACCAAATAAAGTCGTCCAGGAATGCTggactgaaagaaaagaaagaccagTCCATGAAATTACATAAATCAAAAGAGAAGAATTTCTCATGTCAAAAGATGTCTGCTGAAAATGTGCAATATGCATATCTTCAGAAAAGTTTTTGGTCACAGGAAGAGAGTTATCTGCTAAAAATACTGTCTCCTATGCAAAAGAGTTTGCTTATGTGTGTAAGCAAACAGTTCCTGccagaaagcaatttttatgAGTATTTCTGTCATCTGTCACCACTGGAAGCGGTTAATGAGCATAAtgtgaaaatatatacattgaAAAAAGCAGTGGCTGTGTGTTCTCAGAGAATATTTCTACTGATGCAAGAGAATGAAAATTACTCAAAAAAGGTCAGTTTATTACAAGACGAGAATGAGAGATACGTTCAGAAGATGTGTGCACTAGAAGAGGAGATGAATGCGTATTTTCAATATGCTTTAGAAGTAGATGAAGCTAACAttgcttcttttcaaaatttACTTAATGAGAATGAAGTTGCTGACATATACAACATAAGTAACAACATATCAGAAGAAAATAGGATGAGCCCAAGAACAATTTTTGCTAAAAACTTCTCTAAGAATCTCTCTTATGTTGAAGATAAAAATAGGAATTCTGACAAAGATTCCTTGAGAGTTAAATCAAATCACCTTCCCAAGAGTGTTTTATCCCTtggtgaaaggaaaatgaggtatttacagctgcttttagacttgaaagaagaaagaagtagGTGCTTCATAGAAATAGCTAAATTATTACAAGACAATGAGAACTATGTAGTGAAATATAATGAATTAatacaagagagagagagaaacttgcACAGAATATCTCttttagaagatgaaaaagaaactttattGAGAAGTTTGGCAGAAGTAAAATGTGAACAAGACAAATACCAAGCCTTGGTTTCAGAACTTCAAGAGTGCAAAACCAGCTATTATCAAACTATTTCTGAtttacaggaggaaaaatgtgTGCTAAAAAGAACTATAGACAGAATCaagaaagaaactgcagaacaatttaatgaatttcaaaaagcaaatgcaaaccttattttagaaaacaacaaattaaaagaattagTGTCTTCTTTGGGTTTCACCTATGAAGatctgagaaaggaaaaatgcttgggaacaaaggaaaatgtagtaaacctaaaagaagaaaacagaagtaaacaaCGTGATCTTAATCCAAAGAAAATCGAAACATCATGTAGTATAACTCAGACTGAAGAAGAAGGAGTAGACCCCTCCAGCTATTTCCCCAGCAAAGAGGTAAGTAGTACCAATAAGGAATGTTATCAAGCAGGatcttcttaaaaaaatgccCTTCAGAGGACAAAGCTTAATTAACTTAGAAATATGGAAGGTATTGTAAGCTGCCATGTCCTGGAGATCTGAGGTGCTGCAGTTAACTttaaaacagaaggcaaaataCCAGAGAGCTGTTTTCTGAATGTTGTGTTAGAGAATTTTAAAGTGCTACAGTGAGCTTCAAAAGTCAAAAATGATACTTGAGTGCATTGGCTCAGggaaatttttgtttatttgcttgcaAGAATGAAAGCTTCTGGTAGAGTGATTTCCACAAATTTCTGTTGCAGTGGTACATGTTCACTTACTAGTTTTTATTCTGATAGGGtctattttaaattgtttttattcttgtgaAATATGTGTAAAGACAAGATCTTTAATTATTCTCAGtttctcatctttatttttcttctgcaaccATGAATCTTACACTGCAGTGTAATTCTATGAAGATTACAATGTTCTAAAAGCAGAATTGTTACTTTATTTGAGAATGATCAACAGGGGAACATTTATCTCTAATATTTTGATTGTATGCAAATATTTGTAGTAATTCAGATAAAATGAAAGTGTATGTTTTTTAGTAAAAATGTGTGCATACATCATTGTGTATAGGTGAGAGGAGTCATGTCTTTCTGTTGTGTGTCCAGGACAGCACATCTGAAAGCTACAGTATGATGAAAGAGCAAGTGGAAAAGGCAAAAGAggaactaaaaataaagcaaaaggaattggaaaaatcaaaaatagaGGTAACCTCCCACTCTGATGTAATTCTCAggagaaaatttgttttatattttgttttcttacatgGATGTTCTTTCTACAAGTGTTTAATGCTTTTACAAAACGGGGAAGTCTCTGATCTGCAGAACTGAACCATATCTCTGTGATCTTTCAGGTGAGTGATGAATTGCACAGTTATTCATTGTTGGCTGGAATTTCAAGTGAAGGTGCATTCCTTCGGTGGACTTTGAGAGAAGCTGAGTGCTTAATAAAGACacaccaaacaaaaatatctgctgCAGCCACTTCTGGGCAGAGTGCTTCCTCCCCCTCACtagaaatgaagaacagaaagcagcagaaacactgAGAATTACGGCAAACCTGAATTCAGACAAATTTTTGATTAAGAGgcaaaatgacaaaaactgATATAGTCAAGTGGTTTTTATACCTAGTGAGAGTGCAAAGCAAGCACCCTGCCTCTTGTCTTGACATCTATGTAGGAAACACAAAGTCCAACACCACCTATGTGGAAATTCTTATTTGGATGGACAGCTAATTCTGTGCCTGTGTACAGCAAATTTGAGGTTTTAATACCAACTGAGGAAGCTTTCTGCATTGTGCCTTTCCTGATATGTTAGCTTTAACATTCCTGTTTTTATTGAACAATCTCCAGTGCTTGCTTATCTAAGCAGAATGTATTGCTTTATGTCAAGCTTGTATTTATGGAGCTGTTTCACATGATAACAGGCATTGCTTAGACTGCCTGTGGAATAACACTGGCAATTACAAGTGTTACACTGAATATGTAAAAGAGCAGTAGGATTACACATGGTGGGTGTACAAAATGGATGTCCTTCGACAACCACTGTGTGACTTCCCTGATTTCAGATGAGGCAGATGGAATGAAGTGGTGGGTTGATGGCTGACTCCTGACCTTACAGTTTGCTgcaaagagatttattttaaaataatttagaatcatagaatcatagaatatcctgagttggaagggacccttaaggatcatcaagtccaactcttgacaccgcacaggtctacccaagttcagaccatgtgactaagtgcacagtccaatctcttcttaaattcagtcaggctcggtgcagtgaccacttccctggggagcctgttccagtgtgcaaccaccctctccgtgaagaaccccctcctgatgtcaagcctaaatttcccctgcctcagcttaaccccgttcccgcaggtcctgtcactggtgttaatggagaaaaggtctcctgcctctcgacacccccttacaaggaagttgtagactgcgatgaggtctcccctcagcctcctcttctccaggctgaacaggcccagtgccctcagccgttcctcatacgtcttcccctccaggcctttcaccatcttcgtagccctcctctggacactctccaacagtttcatgtcctttttatactgtggtgcccagaactgcacacagtactcgaggtgaggccgcaccagcgcagagtagagcgggacaatcacctccctcgatctactagcgatgccgtgcttgatgcaccccaggacacggttggccctcctggctgccagggcacactgctggctcatattcaacttgctgtctaccatgacccccagatccctctcttctaggctgctctccagcgtctcatcgcccagtctgtacgtgcagccagggtttccccgtcccaggtgcaggacccggcacttgctcttattgaacttcatgcggttggcgatcgcccagctctccaacctatccagatccctctgtaaggcctttccaccctcaacagagtccacaactcctccaagtttggtgtcatcagcaaacttgctcaaaataccttctatatttataaaataccttctaatttatttttttttaattttaaaaatttgattAACTTGAGTCCTTCTAATCATTTTGTGTATTACTACAACTTCCtcagtttatttaaaagaatgtgAAGCCTTTGATTCAGAAGGGAGCAGAAATGATGCCTCATATGAGGAAGGGAGCTTGCTGTTAGGCAGCCAGAGTATCTactgaatgttttttgttgttgttttctgaaatgacaGTTAATGTGTATAAGCAGGGAAAACTCATCTTAGAAGTAATACAAAGGTATAAGCTCAAAAGTCTGTAGGCTTCTTTCTTCCaccacagtatttttcatttttgacatttttcaggATTTGTTTTACCCCTTGCTGATAAAATCTTACTTTCATTTTGCTCTGATGGCTTTCAAAGATATAATCTCTGAAACTGTAAGTACATTCACCTTcgccacattttttttaagcttcattCAGAGTCATCCAGTTAGCTTCAAATTCAGAAACCAACTTCAATTTTAATCTACTATACTGCATAACTCCAGTTAAATACATTTCTACAGAACTTGATTTAAGCTATTTTACTATTCCTTCTTATAAGATGGTATTTTATGGTATAATTCCATTTATTTAAACCAAATAACAACAATTTAAACCTTGTGACTTGAAGATCAGACTCAAGACCGTGGTTGTAAGCCAGTATTGTGAAAAGGTATCACTGATAGACTAACTGCACTcagtaattttgctttttattttttcctgttaggcTCAGAAGTGGTACAGGGAACTTGGCTTTGCAGAAACAAGATATGAAGAAATCAAAACTCGTTTGATACAGGTTCTGTCCGAATCAGACCATCTTAAACAAGAAGCTGGGGACAAAGTGCTTCAAAAGCAGCACTGCAAATTAATGGTATGTATGTAAATGGAATCAAGAAAAGCACATTCCTTTGGACAGGACATTCTGGATGATGAGACACCTGTTAATGTTATTGGCAAGAAATTTGAAGCAAGTATAGAGCACCTAGAGACAATGCAGCTGTAAACTCTAAAGTAAGGAGATGTTATGTAAAGTGGATTTTCAAGTGACCTTAACGAAACCACCAAAAGTTGAAGGTGTTTCCTTTGAgtgctctttgctttctgtgctctgcagtttGAGAATGTTTCTGGTATTGGGCCCATGTTTCTGGTGTTGGGCCACTGCATCATTTTGCATTCCAGTGCAGAGAACTAGTTTTGGACAGGCAAAAAGAAGCTGTGATGCTAGACATTTTGTGGAGCAACTTCATTTGCAAATGAGCAGGAGGCATGGATTAATGGGGAGTCAAAATCTAACTGGTGTAAGCAGCTCAATCCAGGAAGTCTATcacatgagagagaaaaaaaaataattagaaaatatcTATAacagaaattctgtgtttttgcagtTAATGGAAGCTTTTGGAATTTTCAGGGGGTTCTGTGTCTTGATAAAGTCTTTattccctctccccctgcccaaataaactgttttaattaaatatttttaattattaaataatctCCTGGAAGCAGCTTTCAAAAAGACCTTTCAGATAgccttcaaaatatttctctccTTCTTGACAGGAGAACTACAAAGATAAAATTTGAAGCATACATCAGTTGGAAAAGCAATCTTGTAATAACCTGCAATATTTGCAAATTTAGTTTGAACCTGTTAGATAGATAtggcttcagaagaaaataaaaacacattctggAACATGTAAAGATTTTGGGCTCAGTTCAGTTGCCTAAATGTCACTGTTTATCCCACTGAAATGCCTTAAGGCATCCTGGCTGAGAGCATAGTTGGCCATCTGCAAGCCCTGTGTACTTTATTTAGGCTTTTACTCCTCACACGATAGGATGTTTAGGCAGTTGAATTCTGATTGCTAAttgaaaatgaaacacagacTTTTTACCTCAGTATGATGTATTGTCATATAACATCTTATAACTTAAGAAAATTCAATTCAAGCAAGAATAACCCCCCAAATTGTTGGACAACAAACAGAAGTGTATCATGGGGTTTTGTTTAAGTTAACACATAAGACTGGTGAtccttttcctattttcagtTGGTTGTCATACTACCCAAAAGTGCTTTTCATCCCTCAAagatcaattaaaaaatatggtAAATCACAATAAGCttagtttttttcctcttctgaacTTCCTTTTATGGAAGACATCTGTCTGTGATGCTTGAAAGAAGTGAGGATGTGAGCACTCTCAATCTAGAACCCAAGGCTGTACCTTGTGCCTTATGCTCTACAGCCTCTATTGCCAGGGATTCTAGTTCTCAGCTGAGACTTCAAAAGACTGTTGTGATATTATACATCACAAATGAAAGCTGAGATAATATACCTCAAAATTACTACTAACGCTTCTTGTTTTAGTGGTGTTGCTAACAGGGAAAGTACCATTTAACATGAGAATATTTGGGGAAATTTTCTGTTGAGGTGGCTTTCTGAACTCTAGCAGTGTAGTAGGAGTTCGGAGAAATCTGTGGGTGAGCATCAAGAGagcagctttgaaaatgaattttggaTGAAATGTACATAGTAAATGAAGTGCCATGTTTCCCAAGTGATCTCCCAATTCTTATCATGGCCTGTAGCCAAAAGGTCATATTTGttctaattttcagttttgagaCAAGCGCAGCACATagagaaggaatattttttgttaatgtttAGGCATCAACTTTAAATGCTAGAGATCTTGTCAGATTTTATAGAATGTGGTGTGTTAAATGCTAAGTTTTGTGTTTAGTTATCCTTCAGTTatttcccagctgctgggtCCTTCACCCTTTTGGAGCTTGACCAATGGTTAATTGGGACACCTGAAAGTGACATAAATCTTGTATGCCTCATTTGTGCTTTGAAAAATCTTCTAGTTAGAGAAATCTTCTAGCTAGAGAAATCTTCTAGCAGGCCAGCAAAGTGCGAAAGGAGAGAGGCAACCCTTGCCTGTCTTTAACCTtcaagcaaattattttttccacctcttttcTATTAAGCATCTTCAGTCAGGGAGtgcttccatttttcatttaaagtgcttttgttttgtgtgtgtgtaggagAGCAGATGAGGAAAATACCATATCTTAGACTCATTCTCAGGCTTTTGTCACTGCAATGCTGGTTTAATCAATCTTGATGTGTCCAacacttgcttttgttcttttctcttaaCACAAGAGGGAGCCAacaattttgatacaaagcatgAACGAATTATTAGAATGCTACACATAGAGAACTTGCTTCATTTGGAAGAGTATGAAAATGTCATACTCATGTTTTTATCTGTGTTGCAGTGATGTGTTGCAGCCAGAATGACATGATCTATCAATAcagtttgctgttttctgtgaaaggGTACTTTTAATATATTCTAGTCACTGAGGGGTTCAAATTCAAAGGCTGGTCAAAAAGCCATGCAGAATTacactgtgctgctgtggctgaaCACTAGCTCTTCTCTCAGCTGTTTCAGTGTTAATATCCGTGAAAATCAAACCATCTCCTTGCACATTTTCTCAGAAAGTTACGTGGTTTTATGGTAGGTCTGACTAGGATTTTTAGCTTAATCACCAAAATGCTTGATCTCTTTAGAATTGCATGTATAATGTTACAGAAAAGCTTGAACAGCTGTGTGTATCAActcaatatttataaaatataagttCACAACAGTGTTAACATTTTTTGCAAGACTTTCTTCACCCtctcttcctttatttctcatTCTTAGACTGTACATGTGAATATTTAGCCTGATAGTATCACTTCTAGGAGCTGACATTATGATGTTGACCATAAATCTAAAACTCTCACTAATCCTTTCAATCTAAGagcatgaaacaaacaaaaaaaacaaaaacaaggggAAGAAAGAGCTTCTGAATTTAATTCCTCCTCCCCCAGTGGTATACTTATTCTGTACCGTTATTACATTTCaatgtaattaatattttttagtatttttaatatttgtactTAAAATGAGATTAGTTTTATTATTAATCTTCcataacaaaaatataactGCAAGCATGCAATTTGCTCTCTGAGATAAACACATGAAAAACCAAGGAGCATATTATATAGAAGTTAGAGCAGGAGACTGGGGACTTTTGAGTTCTATTCTTACTCACTCTGTGACCTTAGGTTAGTCACTTAATCTGCCTGTGCCCCAGTTTCTCCAAGTATGAAATGATTATAATTCAGTATTTACCTTGAAGGAACTTTGTGGAATCCCAGTCTTACACCTACTCTCAGAGGGGATCGAGAACTCAATGCTCATAAACAATTTTAAGATTACTGCAAGATATGCTACTGTGTTTATGAAGGTTTGAAGTCAGACATTTCATATTAGCTTAAAAAATGAGTTACAAGGTAGGTatgttgctttaaaatgtgattgagaatattattataattttctaCAGCTAATTTGAAAATATGTGTATTTGTTCTCTAGCCTGTATACAACGTGAAAGATGCCCAGGAAATAGAGGAGAATAAAATAGCCAATAAAAGATTACAGCAGCAAGTGCTGACCTTGAAAGCCCAGCTCAGGGACCAGGCTGCATTACAAAATCAGTTTCGGGGCTTGCAAAATGAAGTGGAACTCCTTCAGACTCAGCTATGTGAAAAGGTACAGGAAAGCTATTGCCTGTGCAGTTGAAAGGGCGGAGTGATTTGAGCTTAGATTTCAGATTCCACCTCGTCTCAAAACAGAGAACCAAAATCACAATCTTTCCTGGCAATGTGTCTGGCAATAATTAAATGGTTTACAGATATGTAAAAGTAAGCCTTACTTCAGAGAAATAGGGCAAAGATATAAACTGTCTGGGTGGTCAACATTATGGGAAGATGATAGTCCATAATAACAGTTGCCACCAGTCTCTGCTCTAATCCCCATAGCATAAGtagtgctgatttttttttttacaaagccACCTTCTTGGCTTAAATTGTCAGGATTTTTAGCATTCCCAGCTCTCTTGTTGCACTGTATCAGACCAGGAGATAAACTGAGCTAGGGGTAgaattttaatagaatttttgtagcttttttttttttaagatccaGCTCTTAGTGTTGCACACTATGAAATTTCATtaactcattttcattttggtgTGTGTTGtagtgtttatttgtttattttactggCATGGTAAAAGAGAGCCTCCATATACATGCAAGAATGCTTACATTAGCAGTTTTTACACATGTGCATTGTATTTCACCTGGCAAACCAGGGCATGTACTCTCATTAACATTTGTAGAGCTGCTGCCTTAAAGTCAAACTGCTCTCAGTGTGACTGCAACAGCTGAGCACCTAGGTGGAAATTAATTCCTGTTAAGGCTTTGTTtccttagattttattttacatttctttggaactaatttttttaaagagatgatTGCTATGATATGAGCCAAATTGGAATTGCCCATTGTGCTCTGAAACAGCTAGCAAATGGAGCAAATGGCATTTTCTCAATAGCACACTACACAATGAACAGAACAttcttctcccctctcttttctctgaaatatcGGAGAGAGAGAATTTTATTCTTCCTGCAGAGTACGAGCTTCATCATCCTTCCT from Anas acuta chromosome 4, bAnaAcu1.1, whole genome shotgun sequence includes these protein-coding regions:
- the C4H4orf50 gene encoding uncharacterized protein C4orf50 homolog isoform X1, which gives rise to MLRLQYIENLIFFIMDPLSGREREFCYCIKMLSDEGYDTLNFNVKIDTSCISQELEDTSKSDEQANSAEQENLNLRMKKLEKSEQELKGVLQDYMDSDSMLRNRMKELELSHKTLLVMIDQLNVKVNQVENANVRVKGKVRVIWEELMNLVENQEKSEKKQKEKLHWLQEQLKTKEDEVKSQSEYFEHYKQKQKRQTTIQRERECYLRGEVSRLEKQVLDLNAHIACLTSELEEGMAQCLQQKVESASTGTQGYKLSEMEVMELKTCIENMEHVMKSHVESFQQNLKFLKKKGEDNRREKADLLTELQCSQDTEDFLRRKLEESCKYVYNLKLSEIKLQKQVEDLLDENRILKDRSQVKLKKKEEKDSQFMRLENGDSSADLVDIEGTSQILFPHILKRCAQGKISQLAPERKPGRTSKTRGHHSEEEYTYGWNDDLVQDDVQNLKWGVVSDTLKSRATQTPVVLLHAKEYETPGCSFDGLKQIEKIREEILPVLEQNSGPFANITEELGLSEIKLVTLGTKKPGGLEDSFTLFRHTPSYPAARLLPPCSEKLTIDETCKETKDEEWFSLMKEQAINLPAKMFPVSVVETLMRDKPYLILLKPESYDIAAVTMVKKTRSLDFSEANTTFCSDGLYVVAEQGFSEKASVVLHGNPPCFVNDNFTFFLEKCCLEKHQQNKQILPKNKCKNKSLDKGVNDIKYHQRIFIRRVKEEEIQTEKAQAQQVTCVFEENSEVINKTMLIWPGKLVMDTKDKPGSPEGVHNISVDFKDLQNHFNGSLELKKKQETLSVTCISDVTRTCNRGHIMETEEKGEKPQKTTHQIKSSRNAGLKEKKDQSMKLHKSKEKNFSCQKMSAENVQYAYLQKSFWSQEESYLLKILSPMQKSLLMCVSKQFLPESNFYEYFCHLSPLEAVNEHNVKIYTLKKAVAVCSQRIFLLMQENENYSKKVSLLQDENERYVQKMCALEEEMNAYFQYALEVDEANIASFQNLLNENEVADIYNISNNISEENRMSPRTIFAKNFSKNLSYVEDKNRNSDKDSLRVKSNHLPKSVLSLGERKMRYLQLLLDLKEERSRCFIEIAKLLQDNENYVVKYNELIQERERNLHRISLLEDEKETLLRSLAEVKCEQDKYQALVSELQECKTSYYQTISDLQEEKCVLKRTIDRIKKETAEQFNEFQKANANLILENNKLKELVSSLGFTYEDLRKEKCLGTKENVVNLKEENRSKQRDLNPKKIETSCSITQTEEEGVDPSSYFPSKEDSTSESYSMMKEQVEKAKEELKIKQKELEKSKIEAQKWYRELGFAETRYEEIKTRLIQVLSESDHLKQEAGDKVLQKQHCKLMPVYNVKDAQEIEENKIANKRLQQQVLTLKAQLRDQAALQNQFRGLQNEVELLQTQLCEKTKELQKRKSDVKLMLAPLKAKLACLTQKCQERNSFITRMHGEFHQRGFKNSAFDEEVKRLVNDMALAEYAATFTPTCDQEMLPSSTDISETSGQSEDHETYVRVNRTTGSKHANSLREVDGIHSAHITPNVYASSPKKLKSPEKIIALLRELRQNHCKNCQIPSVDPSNANLTGDCNLPVIQEETPWPLLSKMKETLEHSEHGASWAMKGRDRLSEWDDVFWGQIGNQHAGAIPQGMKQKNVITNNAWLSRDKTDGSTSATAAKSYLSDMLSASNKG
- the C4H4orf50 gene encoding uncharacterized protein C4orf50 homolog isoform X2 — translated: MLRLQYIENLIFFIMDPLSGREREFCYCIKMLSDEGYDTLNFNVKIDTSCISQELEDTSKSDEQANSAEQENLNLRMKKLEKSEQELKGVLQDYMDSDSMLRNRMKELELSHKTLLVMIDQLNVKVNQVENANVRVKGKVRVIWEELMNLVENQEKSEKKQKEKLHWLQEQLKTKEDEVKSQSEYFEHYKQKQKRQTTIQRERECYLRGEVSRLEKQVLDLNAHIACLTSELEEGMAQCLQQKVESASTGTQGYKLSEMEVMELKTCIENMEHVMKSHVESFQQNLKFLKKKGEDNRREKADLLTELQCSQDTEDFLRRKLEESCKYVYNLKLSEIKLQKQVEDLLDENRILKDRSQVKLKKKEEKDSQFMRLENGDSSADLRCAQGKISQLAPERKPGRTSKTRGHHSEEEYTYGWNDDLVQDDVQNLKWGVVSDTLKSRATQTPVVLLHAKEYETPGCSFDGLKQIEKIREEILPVLEQNSGPFANITEELGLSEIKLVTLGTKKPGGLEDSFTLFRHTPSYPAARLLPPCSEKLTIDETCKETKDEEWFSLMKEQAINLPAKMFPVSVVETLMRDKPYLILLKPESYDIAAVTMVKKTRSLDFSEANTTFCSDGLYVVAEQGFSEKASVVLHGNPPCFVNDNFTFFLEKCCLEKHQQNKQILPKNKCKNKSLDKGVNDIKYHQRIFIRRVKEEEIQTEKAQAQQVTCVFEENSEVINKTMLIWPGKLVMDTKDKPGSPEGVHNISVDFKDLQNHFNGSLELKKKQETLSVTCISDVTRTCNRGHIMETEEKGEKPQKTTHQIKSSRNAGLKEKKDQSMKLHKSKEKNFSCQKMSAENVQYAYLQKSFWSQEESYLLKILSPMQKSLLMCVSKQFLPESNFYEYFCHLSPLEAVNEHNVKIYTLKKAVAVCSQRIFLLMQENENYSKKVSLLQDENERYVQKMCALEEEMNAYFQYALEVDEANIASFQNLLNENEVADIYNISNNISEENRMSPRTIFAKNFSKNLSYVEDKNRNSDKDSLRVKSNHLPKSVLSLGERKMRYLQLLLDLKEERSRCFIEIAKLLQDNENYVVKYNELIQERERNLHRISLLEDEKETLLRSLAEVKCEQDKYQALVSELQECKTSYYQTISDLQEEKCVLKRTIDRIKKETAEQFNEFQKANANLILENNKLKELVSSLGFTYEDLRKEKCLGTKENVVNLKEENRSKQRDLNPKKIETSCSITQTEEEGVDPSSYFPSKEDSTSESYSMMKEQVEKAKEELKIKQKELEKSKIEAQKWYRELGFAETRYEEIKTRLIQVLSESDHLKQEAGDKVLQKQHCKLMPVYNVKDAQEIEENKIANKRLQQQVLTLKAQLRDQAALQNQFRGLQNEVELLQTQLCEKTKELQKRKSDVKLMLAPLKAKLACLTQKCQERNSFITRMHGEFHQRGFKNSAFDEEVKRLVNDMALAEYAATFTPTCDQEMLPSSTDISETSGQSEDHETYVRVNRTTGSKHANSLREVDGIHSAHITPNVYASSPKKLKSPEKIIALLRELRQNHCKNCQIPSVDPSNANLTGDCNLPVIQEETPWPLLSKMKETLEHSEHGASWAMKGRDRLSEWDDVFWGQIGNQHAGAIPQGMKQKNVITNNAWLSRDKTDGSTSATAAKSYLSDMLSASNKG